cggggggggggcccaccCGGGGCCTCCTCCGTAAGCAGGAGCGGCCCACGGGCACATCGCTCTGTGGGCGCTCGCTCAgcgtggggagggagaggggacgGAGGGTGGCCACAGGGCCAGCGGGGCCGGTGAGCCGAGGCTGGGCAGGGCCAGCATCTCCCCGGCATCTGGCGCGGGCAGGGCGGGACGTGGCAGCCTGCCCGCGTGGAGGGGCCGCCTGCCGGGAGCTGCTGGTACAAAGCAcagagctggagcaggtggGGGGGGAACGAacggcagcagggaggagaaggcGATGCTCTGAAGGAGGCTCCTTTCTTGGGGGTCCGGGGTATTTGCTGTTGCgacacagcagcactgaacaCACGAGAGGTTTAGGGGACAGATTGCGCGGGGAAGGAGGCTCCTTGGGGGGAAGCGAGCATGAGTAATGTCCCAGGACTGTGCTGATCGCTGTCTGTCCGCAGAGGGCTTGAAGAAACTGTTCTCAGGAGCTACGATGGCATCCAGTCGAGGGGCCCTAGTCACTGTTGGGCAGGTAGGGCAGCTCCACTGGGCAGCAGGTGCctgggggagggatgggggcagaCCCTGGCATAGCAAGGAGGTGGCCGTGTCACTAACACACTATGTCTTTGCAGCTTTCCTGTTATGACCAAGCCAAGCAGCTGGTTCTCACGACTGGGTTGCTGTCAGACAACATCTTCACTCACTTTCTGGCCAGCTTCATTGCtgtgagcagggctgggtggaggggaggcagggctgggactgGGTTTGCCCGCAGCTGGGCTCAGGACCCCGGGCACGGCTGCCAGAGCTGCGTTTCAGGACTCTGATGGAGTTGGGCTCGGTGCTGAGGCTCCTGTGCAGCTCCCAACACGGACTTGGACCCAGGCTAGGCTGCTGGCCTGGCCCCCTCCCCATGGGCCATGCCAGCAGCCAGCGGCTGGGTCTCCtctgccagctggagctggtgaCCCCCTGCCGCCTCTCCCCAGGGCGGATGCGCCACATTCCTGTGCCAGCCCCTGGACGTGCTCAAGACGCGCCTCATGAACTCCCAGGGCGAGTACCGGGTGAGTGCCCGTCCGGCCCCCCTGGCTGCTGGTCCCGTCCCCGCGGTGCGGCGGCCTCTGCTGCCGGGCACCTCGTCACCTCTCCTCTCGCTCCAGGGCGTCGCCCACTGTGCCATGGAGACTGCCAAGCTCGGGCCCCTCGCCTTCTACAAGGTACCTCCCCGGGGTGCGTGGGTCGGCCTGTggggaggctgggagcagagtTAGCGCTCAGAGTGGTTCTGGAGCCAGAGCTTCCCAGGGCTCTGCCACCTGCAGTCCGACTGCTTCCTGCGCCAGGCCCTGTCTCGGCCCTGGAGCACTGCGAGCCGTGGCCTCTCTTGGGTGTGCTGCCTGGGTCCGGGttttgcagcagctctgctgttgcTCTTGTTCGGGTCCCAAACAGGAACGCGGGTCCTGGCAGCAATGCTCCAGCATTTGTTGACCATTGCAGACACGGGTCAGTTCTTGGGCCCGATGTGCTGGGCCGGGTGCAATCACCCGTGTGCTCATCTCACTCCTGGGAGGGCCCCTGAAGTGGGGTTTCAAATCCGAGGTTTCTTCCAGCTGGGGCCAGTCAGGCATCTCCCCGTTACAGCCTGTCTGCTCATCTTCCCCAGGCAGCGTCCATTCCCCTTCTGAAACGGGGGCTGTGGGATCTGACCCTGGCTTCTACCGAGATTCTGCCTACGTAGTGGTGATGCCAGCACTGATGTGtttgggggcagaggggctcATGCATGCTGCTGAGATCTGCGTGCACAGCGATGGCTGCGGTGCCTCCcttgctgctccggcagcctCTTGCCTGCCACCAAGGCCCCGGCTGCTTGGGGCTCGTGCTGCATGCCCAGCCAGCCTCTCCCCCATGCTTGCAAGTTCGTGCTGCTCCCCATGGGTTGGGCTGCTGGGCACCCTTGGTCCCGACAGGGAAGCCCGAGGCCAGGCACGTGCTGACTCTTCTCTCACTGTCCTGTTCCAGGGCTTCGTTCCCGCTGCCATTCGGCTCGTTCCTCACACCGTCCTCACCTTTGTCTTCCTGGAACAGCTGCGCAAATACTTTGGGATCAAAGTGGTCACCTGAGGGAGGGCTGGACCCTGCCTCGCCCTGGGGGTGAGCGTGCAGGTCACCACCGATAACCCAGAACCCTTCCCCGCTGTCCGGGGCCGGGGCTGTTCCCACTCCTCTCATCCCCACTCCCGTGCCTTGCCAGGGCCTGTGGCCAGCCAGTCCCAGGCTCCCCTTCCTTCACTCCCCCCGTTCTCAGCATCTCCGTTACCTCTGGGATGTCCTTAGGCCTCATCCCCTCTgcactctgattttttttttttcttcttcatcttcccaCTGGCCACCAGgtctgcccctgcctccccgcAGAGCTGGCTGGAGAGGCGGGCTCAGCAAGGGGCTCTCCGCTCTgcccccacaacctccctgggccaGGACGGCCTTGTCCCGGGGCGGATGGGGAGCAGCCCTGTGCCTCTGCCTGGCCGCAGTCTgaaggggcaggggctggtggggcCCCTTCTGCTTGTGGCAACCCAGCAGCCAGGGCCTGTGCAGGGCCGCAGTGCCAGGGCTCAttgctcccagcctctcctgcaAGCAGCAAGGGGGGGGAACGCAGGTTTAGCATGAGGCACCGTCCCCTCTTTGGTGCCTCTGGCCCACCACGCTCCTCTGCTGGCCCCGCGCAGGCTGAACTCTGCCTCCTCTCACTGCTGCTCCGCTTCCCGAGTCCCCGCACCCCCTGCTTCCGCTCAGCCAAAACTCGCCAGCGCCCGACGGCCGCTGCGCTCTTCAGGGATTGTGCCTTATACCAATGACGACAGAacgggcgcggggggcgcggggggcacggggcagccgcTCGGccgtgctgccctgctggggccCTGCCGGTGACCGCaccgctgccagcccctgccacagccggggccgggccctgcaTGCCCGTGGATCCCGTGGCCTCGGGACAGCATCCGGCATCCATCCAGCGCCTCCGCAGCCtcgccagccccgctgcccctcaCACTGCGGCCGGGGCAGACCCCAGCCCCGCGTGCCTCCCGCGCACCCCCCCTGCCTGACGGCCGCCTCGCCCCTGcacggggggctgcgggcaccagCCCTCTGCCACGTGCAGCCCTGCGCAGGGTGGCTCTGAGGGATCAAAGAACTGGAATATCTGTGACCTTAATGTATGATAAATAAACAGCGGAACAAACACGGGGACCGGCATCCTGCTCtcgtggggggggtgggggtgctgcGTccgctcctgcagcaggagggctcGGGCTTGGGGTGGTGGGAGCGCAACGCTCGTGCCCCCGCTGCGCCGAGCGGGGTCTCACCGGctccgtgcccccagccccgcgcagGGGGAGCCGCGGGCTGGGCCCCGGCCGTGCCGTGCCCGGTCTCAGCTGAGCGGGGGGTTCCCGGGCAGAGCCgtgccgggggcagctgccagcccctgcccctgcccctgccctgcccctgcccctcccctgcccctgcccctgcccctgcccctcccctgcccccgcccgctggctgcccctgccccagccccggctgccaCTAATTGGGCCCAGCGGGCGGCGCGGAGCCAGCCCGGGACGGCGGCGAAGTGAAAGCTCGTCACCTTAACGAAGCCTAACGATGCCGGCTGGCGCCGCCGCTTTGTCCCCGTGCCTGGCCCCGCGCGAGAGCCGCGGGCAGGTGGGCGAGGGGCGAGCCGGGCCCCCGCTCCTCCCGGCGCCGCTTCcaggggccgcggggccgccccgagcccccccgccaagaggccggcggcgggcgggagggGGATTTGCCCCGcggggccctgccccgggctgcgggacccccccgctgccctcccgcCCCCCGGTGCTCTCtcgccccccggtgcccccccgccgccggccgggccGCGTGCGCcaggcggggccgcggggcccgggGGCGCCTCCCGTCGGTGctcggccccgctccgcgcACCGCAAAGCGGGAGggaggccgggggctgccgggggctgccgccgctcccggcccggcctccGCCCCGGGCTCAGCCCCCGGAGGGGCGCCCGgtgcccccgcccgccccggtcctctccccccacagccccccgggCCCGGGGGGCGCGAGGCGGCCCCGGGTCCCCGCACCCCGCGCGGGTCGCAGCGGGCGGCCGAAGGCAAACGCGCGgtgagccccggccccggccccggccccggcggtgCGGGGGGGCGGCGCTGCGGGACGTGGTTACCGGACCGGGCTCCAGCGGGACAGCGCGAGGCAAACACGGACCCGTCACCGCCAGCAGCGGCCGGAACGAGAGGGTGGCGGCAGCTCCCGGCCGCCCGGCGGAGGCTCGCCCGGGCACGaggggggcagccccgctcccgcgggcaggagctgccagctgCGGGCACCGGAGCCGGGAGGTGTCGGGGCCTCGCCTCCTGCCAGAGCtgggacggggacaccgggcGGTGCCGAGGGACCCGCTGGGGACCGCGGGAGGGCCGGGGGGACCGGCGGGCCCGGCCACCGCGGCTGGGGCCGGGGAAGCATCCACGGGGCACCTCCCGGCGGGAGCTGTACCGGCGGAGGCGCGGGCGGccccatcctcccccccccccccccggggccggtgCGCGCCCAGCTgctcccgcccggccccgccgctccaCCGGGCGGTCCCGGGGTGCTCGGCACCggggcggagcggagcggaggaGCCGGCACCGGAGACCGACGGCAGCGGCAAGCGCGGGCGCTCGCAGCTCCCGGGCGCTCTCACCGGTGCTGGAGGAGCCCCGCGGCAGCGCCGAGCGCCCGGTCGGGGGCCACCGGtccgggggcacggggccgccccccaccccccctccccgtgccagcgggaggagcggggcggcgggaaGCGGCTCCTCGCCCGCGGTCCCTCCCCCCGCTCCGGTCCCTCCCCCCCgagccgccaccgccgccgcaGCCGCGGCTCCGGCAAAAGTTTTCGCCGGAGCGGCCGAGCGCaccggtcccggtcccggccccggtcccggccccggcccccgccagCACCGAGATGCGCACGGGATCCGCCGCCAGCGCAGCCCCGACAGGtacgggggggcggggggagggaggcGAGCGCCCATCCCCGCGGTCTCGGGGCGCCCGGACAGCACCGGCGGACACCGCGCGCCCCGCCGCGAGGCTCTGGacccgggccggggccgctcggcTCCGGGGCCGCTGCTCGAGCCCCGGCGCTCCGCAGCCGCAGCTCCCCGAGCCGCCCGGTGCcggcggccggccccggcggggctgagcccctGGGCGAGGGGTGTCCGGTCCCGGGGGCgtcccgcggggccgggcccgctcCGGAGCCTCCGACCCCCTGGGAAGGGCTCAGCCGCTGGGCACCCGGCGCTGGCGCGGCCTCCGTGCGCCCCGGGCGAGCGGCACCCGCCGGGCTCGGGCGCAGCGGGAGCATCTCCCcgagcagccctgggcagcgCGGTGCCCGCCGTTCTCCCCGCGGAGGGCACGGCAGAGCGCGGCTTTCTCGGCGGCACCGAAGCCGGGGACGCTTCGCCCCCTTCGCAGCACTCCCCAGGCTCCCCGGGTGCCGCAGGGGCCCGCTGCGAGTGCCCTTTGTGACTCTGTCCCGAGCTCTGCTGTGTCAACACTGTGTTGGTAAATGGCTTTGTTTAACCAGGACATGTCGGGTATGTGACCTTGCAGGCCTTGCGGTTGCATGCGCAtctccaaagcagcagcagggctcaccTCTGCCCGGCGCTGTGCTTCCCAGCCCGCCTGCTCCCTGGGGTGACAAGGGAGAGCAGGGCACGCCGGTGCCGGGCTGGCTCAGGCACAGAGGGCAGAGGACGGGCGGCTGCGGCTGCCCAGCCAGCACTGGCCAAGCCCTGTGTCCTCCAAGCGCCTTGCTGCACACCCTGTAACGCGTCTGCCTTACCCCACGCAGCACTCGGCTGCACGCATTGTGGGTGTTCTGACCCATGACGAGTTCAGCTGTTGCCCCTGTGATTTCCTCGGCTTTATCTGTGCATCCGCGGGAGAATTCAGGGCCTGCAGTACCCCTCCTCGTTATGTTAGTGCCGCCCCAGCTGCGCGCTCCTGTCCCTCCCACCAATCCTCACTCCTTTCCACACACTGTgatgcagatttttttgttctgttgcctggagaggggaagagaaaaaaggctgAGCGGAGAAGAGGCAAAATATGGATTAAAAATagttaatgaaaaaatgtgacCGCAAGCCCTGAGCAGCAGTGCAGTGTTGAGACCAGCTGCggagcacagctctgctccgtGCACCTCTCTGTgccaggcagaggcagaggcaggggctgggaagCCGGCGGCAGGAGGGGTGGGACTGCCCATGTCCCCCTGTGCTCCTCCAGTGTATCCTGCCCGGTCCTGCGTCCCCCACAGGCAGGGCCACAGGGTCTTGCAGGGGCCGTGTGCCGGGGTTTGTCTGTCCCGGTCCAGGGAGCCTGGGGAGCttggccaggagcagcaggcaccGGCTGCTGTCCGGCAGGagcgctgcctgcagccccgcaCCACCACCGCAACGGGCGCTGCCTCGGGATGGGGGGGACCCTCCTGGGacagggatgctgcagggtgCTGTGTGTCACTCCCCACCGAGACACCCAGACCCCCAGCGCTGGGATGGCTGCGGTGCTCATCCGTGCCgtgagctgggctggggaggcgGGTGCCGAGCTCCCagtgcaggcacacacacacgcctGTCTGCACTGACCTTTTCCTAGGCTTTTCCCAGTCCTGTGCTTCCCCTGTGACACGTTAACCACACGTGTCACCCGCTGTGTTTCTCGCGCTGTCCTCCTGTGCTGCATGGGCTTTTCACATCCCAGCTCACGCGGTGTGATGAACAAGACAAACCCATTTCCCCGAGCTAGAGCCGAACTGCTGCAAGGCGCAGCAGCCCCTCTCCCAGAGCCTGCCGGGCAGCGGGTTTATCTGACCCCTTCCCGGCTGCACCTGCAGACCACTCCTCTCTTGTGCTGGGAGAtgcccttccccttctccttcagtaccagggcagtgctggaggTGATGCAAACCGCGTTCATCCCAAAAGCACAGGGGCTAAAACCATTTGCTTTCATCCTGTGTTTCTGTTGACGAAAATGCTGTCAGGGCTGGTTTAGGTTTTCTTGGTCCAAAGTGACACAGACCCCAACGCTGTTGGTGCCTCATGACGTTGGCTCTCTCCGTGTGCCGCCGCTCGGTGTTCCCACAGCCATGCAGCTCTGTGTAAACGAGCTGTGGTCCTGTAGTGTGAGAGGTGCTCCGGgcagctcagctgttcctccACCACTGAACTTCCGTGTGCTCGTTTagaggggaggtgggggctggAGCAGTTGTGGGTTGCAGGTGGGGAGCAGGAGGTGTCCCAGAGCTCGGGGCAGGGGCACAGACAGGGGCAGCACAGGGTGCGGGACAGCCCCCCGCACCTCCCCACCGCAGCCATCCCTGGCCACCACTCGTCCCGCTCACTGCGGTCCTGGGAAGCAAGAGGAGCAGTCGGCAGGGCCGGGCTCGCTCTGGCATTGCATCAGCCCTGGCCTTCCAGCGTCCCCTCCCCTGCCAAGTGCCGAAgcccctgctgtgctggctTGTAGCTTGGAGCTCAAAGCCAAGCCAGCCGTGGAAAGCGCTGCATTAGTGCACTGGGGGCTAATCCCTGCgcctggagggcagcagcccccaccGCCGCCTCCTGAGCTCTCAGAAAGCCgtgctcccaccccagcccctgggaccGGGGGGGCGAGAGCCGTGTGGAGGGACCGGGCTTCTGCCGGCTGCGCCAACCTCCCCGGCGCTTGTGTGGGGCTGCGGCTGTGCCAGAGTGCTGCCAGGTCACGTTGCAGATGCCCATGAGTGTCCCCATGGAGGCTTCACCAAGCCATTGATCCATGTAGCAACGAGCCGCAGCGATCCCAGATGTGGGGCTCGTTCCCTCGTCCATGTGatggcagccccggggggggcgagggggtggGCAGGGTGGCGTCAGGCCAGCGGCAGGGGCTGCTCACCCGCAGGCTGGGGGACAAAATCTCCAGGTGTGCAGCCTCCTCCGGAGCCAGATCCCTCGTCCCTCCTCTAAGAGTCGCAGGCACAAAACCTCCCCACTGCTGTGCTGAGTGTTTGCAGCCCGGCCTCCGCGGGGGTCAGCAGCCGCAGGGCCGTGTCACAGGGACACGCTGCATTGCCCAACGCCAACATGGGGCAAAAGTCCCCCGCGCAGCCTGTCCCGGagcgctgcagcccccggctgATGCACCCACCAGGAACAGACAGGGCACGGGGGCCTCACAGCCCCGGTGGCTGCGGCGCATCCAGCAGGAACAACCGTGCCGAGCACCGTGGGCACCAGAGCCGGCTCCCGGGAGGTGCTTGGTGCCAGAGCCACAGCGGACCCTGCTGTGCTGGCCCTGGGGGGCCATCGCCCCTCCTGAATCACTCCCTatccctgcagagccaggacAACCAACCCTTGGTTCCTTTGGCATGCCTGTATGCCTGCTAGAAGCCGCAGAGTGGGGCGACCAAACGGTGGGGTGCCCCCGCTCCGCGGGCCAGAGGGGAGCGGGGTCAGCGCGGCTCCACGGGCAGCTGGGGCAAAGGGCCTGGGCAGGGCCCCGCTGCAGGGCCAGGGTGCGGTGGGGGCCCCGTGCCGGAGGAGCGTGACCGGCCCCGAGCGCCAGAACCCCTCACCCAGTGCAGTCTGCCCAGCTTGGCCGCAGCAGGGCCCCGGGGCCTGGGGACCGGCTGCCAGCCAGGGAGGGGAGTCTAGGGCAGAGGCCTCCCCACCACCAAATCCCACTGCAGGCAGCTAAAAATAGAGACACCTCTGCCCCAGAGCTGCCTGCCCAGCCCGGAGAgggactgcactggcagcacgtCGCTGCTGGCCCGCGGTGCCCCGGCAGAGCTCTGCCTCCCGGTGCGGGGATgctcggggccgggccgggcaccTGGAGGTTCCCACGGGGCCACGCCGCGGCTGGCAGCAGGATGGGGCAGGTGGGGATGCTGTGTGGGGCCGCTGGAGTGGCAGGGACGCGgatgctggggcaggcaggtggCCGGCGGGCACCCACCGGAGCAGGTCCCCGCCGCCAGAGCCCACCCAGCGAGGTCCGTCTGTCCCCGGCGGCCGCGCTGTCTGTCCTGGGCTGCCTAAATAAGGCAGCGAGCCGGCAGGTCCAGCTCCCCACGCCGCATCTGGAGCGCCATGGGCTGATTAATGAGCTTCTCAGGCAGCCGCTTGCGACATGGCAAGTGGGTCTGCACGGAGGAAGCACGACTTTCCCAGGGATAAAAATAGGCACGAGCAGCACGGCGAGCCCTGGGAGCGGCGGCTGGCCGGGGAGCGCGGCGCTCCTGCCgctgctgggggaggccggggctCGGCGGTGCCGCAGCACTGCCCCCACCTCAGCTGCCCTCATCCCCCATGGccacgccgtggggctgcccACAGAATGGCCCCTTGTTGGAGGAGCCGAAATCCCACTCAGGAGTCCCATAACCGGCTTAGGGTGGATGGAGAGAATTACGGCTCCTCGTGCACCGCGCTTTGTGTGTGAGCTCCCAGGCACGGTGTCAGATGAGGCACCGTGTTGCTCACCCAGGCTGGGAGCAacgcagccagcagcagagctggtctGGGGCCACGGCAGCCCCGTGAGCCGGGGATCCCTGCGGGTTAATGGTTAACcaccccagggctggcagcgtCCCTGCCGGAGCGGGCTCCGCCACTTCCATGGCCACCTCAAAACCCCGTGGGTGCTCAGGCCAGGGGACCCATGGGGCGAGGGACGGGGTGCCCCAGCCATGGGCTGAGCTGGCTCTGGGCACCGTGGCCATCCCAGGGCTGTCCCGGGGGCCTGGGCACCTCCACAGGCAGCCAAACACTTGGTGTAGATCCAAAATCAGTGATGCTGAGAGCCACAGCATCACGgagtagaggggaaggggggcagcTCAGGTGAGGGGCGTTCCTGGCTGCCTCTTGAGATCCTGGGCTCTCAGGGGTCAGCACCATCGCACAGCTGAGCACCAACACCAGTATGGGGGGCCCTGGCCCATGTCTGTGAGTGGGTGTGTGTCAGGGAGGCTGTGCCCCCCGGCTGTGGCCTTGGGGAGGCTGAACACACGCACCCCATGCCGGGGgtgtgggagggaggggatgtCACATCCTGCGTGTGGCTATGCTCCTCTTGCTCAAGGCTGGTGAAAACGCCAGCCCGAGGCACGCTGGCTGCTTGGTTTGTGCTAGGAAGGCAGAGAGGTGGCTTGGCCACTGTCACAAAGACATCCTGGGTAGGAAATGGCAGGTGCTCAAGGGCTGCAGTCTGATGGGAAAGTGCACAAACAGGCAGGTGAAAGTTAGAGGCGGGTGGGCTGGCAGAGGACGGGGCCACGAGTGTGGCAGTGTGACCGGGGGCTGGCTCCCTGCACCCTGCAGCGCATCCCCGGGTTGTGCCCTGGGGCAGGTCCCACCACACGTCCCCGTGACCCATCCTCTCCTTCAGGGTCACCCAGGCACCAGGGCCCTCACCCCCAGGGCAGAGGAGCCCCTGAGGGCCAGTAGGAAGCCAGGCCCCCCGCTCCCTATGCAGCTTGTGGCCCAGCGAAGGGATGTCCCAGCCACGACTCCTcgccctcctgctgctgctgctctgctgccaggtAAGGACGGGGACCCCCCAAGCAGCCCCTCACCACGCCgtgctgtgcagcagccactgcccagccctgctgcccacatggcacggcatggcacggcacggcacatCAGCCCGTGCCTGCCCACAGCCGTCTTTGAACCCTGGGGCCAGCGgccgcctgcccctgcccagccccggtgacctctctgctgtccccagggccccTCCGCCCAGATCACAGATTCCCTCTTTGAGAACTGGAAGGCCTACAAAGAGGAATGCCACCGCAACATGAGCCGGATGCCCGCGCCCACAGGTGAGAGCGGGTGCCCCACACGCTGCCCCGGTTGGGATCGGGACCCCAAGAGGGTGGGCACAGGGGGGCAGTGGGGGACCCTCTGTGGGTCGGGCCGGAAAGCCCCACCACGTCCCACCCCTCCGCAGAGCTGGTGTGTAACCGAACCTTTGACAAGTTCTCCTGCTGGCCCGACGCGCTGCCCAACACCACCATCAACGTCTCCTGCCCCTGGTTCCTGCCCTGGTACCAGAAAGGTAAGGGCAGGGCGTGGGGCAGGGCCAGGCGTGTGGGGCAGGGTGCGCACACCTCTGCGTGGTGCTCGCGTGCTGTGCGCACACGGCTCCCGGCCACCTCCCCCGGGCTGGCGCGCTGAGCCCGGCCGCGGCTGGGGggcccgcagcagccccgcgTCCCTCCTCTCCGCACAGTGAAGCACAGGTACGTCTTCAAGACTTGCGGGCCAGATGGGGAGTGGGTGACGGGCCCCAAGGGGCAGTCCCTGCGGGATGCCACGCAGTGCCAGATCGACGCCGAGGACCTGGAGGCGCAggtgggcagggctggcagggggctCCAAgcaccccccgccccgtgcTCTACAGCCCCGCACCCTGCCCTCACCCGCTCTTCTCTCCAGGAAAAATTCGCCAAGACCTACGGCAGCTTCAAGGTGATGTACACGGTAGGCTACTCGGTGTCGCTGTGCGCGCTGCTGCTCgccctggccgtgctgctgggcttCAGGTaggggcacgggcagggggcGGGCAGGGACCGCGTGGGGCACGAGCACTGACGGCGAgccgctgcctccccagcaAGCTGCACTGCATGAGGAACTACATCCACATGAACCTCTTCGCCTCCTTCATCCTGAAGGGCGTCTCCGTGCTGGTCATCGACGCCCTGCTCAAGACGCACTACAGCGACAAGATCGATGACTACAACGTGCGCATCTGGCTGAGCGACGAGGTgagcggggggccgggggggcgcaggggcGCGGGCGGTCGGCAGCCCCTGACCCCTGCCCGCAGGCTGCCGCAGGCTGCCGGGCGGCCACGGTCTTCATGCAGTACGGCACCGTGGCCAACTACTGCTGGCTGCTTGTGGAGGGCATCTACCTGCACAACCTCCTGGTGGTGGCCGTCTTCTCCGAGCGGAGCTACTTCACCCTCTACCTGTGCATCGGCTGGGGTGAGTGCGGGCAGGCGCAGCCTGCGGCGGGCTGGTGCCCCGTCCTCATCCCCGACCCTGTGCCGTGCCTCACCtgcccctccctgcctcccccccagGGGCACCCATGCTATTTCTCATCCCTTGGGTCGTTGTGAAGTTCCTCTATGAAAACATCCAGTGAGTACAGCCTGTGCATGGCGCCACAAGGGGCATGTGGGGGTGCGGGTGTGCGTGGGACACGCCACgggggcacagccccggggAGGCTCTGCGCTGCCATCCACGTGCAGGGAGCacggtgctgggctgcagcgcTGGCTCGGCTGCGTCTGCCGACACCGCGCTGGGCTCCAGCAGCCACCCTGGCCAGGGGCTGCCCAGCAGTCCCCCTCCCTCTTCTCCACAGGTGCTGGAGCACCAACAACAACATGGGCTTCTGGTGGATCCTTCGCTTCCCTGTGTTCCTGGCCATCCTGGTGAGTCCCCGGCCCGCAGCTCTGCCTCCGCTCATCCCTTCGCCTCcacagctgccctgggcaggggacAATGCTggctgccctgtccctgccgCCACCCTGCTGGCCCCTCATGGGCTcactctgctctgctgcagatcaacttcttcatcttcatccgCATCATCCAGATCCTCGTCTCCAAGCTCCGTGCGCACCAGATGCGCTACACCGACTACAAGTTCAGGTGGGCGCTGGGtgcagccccggccccacacGCTGTCTGTGCACGGTGCACGTGCTggtgcgtgtgtgcgtgtgctcGTGCACAGCCCCCGACCACGGCGCTGACGCTGGCCCCTCCAAGCAGGCTGGCCAAGTCCACGCTGACGCTGATCCCGCTGTTGGGCATCCACGAGGTTGTCTTCGCCTTTGTCACGGACGAGCACGCCCAGGGCACCCTGCGCTATGTCAAGCTCTTCTTCGACCTCTTCCTGAGCTCCTTCCAGGTGAGCCCAGCTCTGCCGGGACCGGCTTTGGGGACCCTCCACGCTGGGAGGGACCGGACcagggccagggctggggaccgCCTGCTCACCTCTCACGCCTCTCTTGCCTCTGCCCAGGGAATGCTGGTGGCCATTCTCTACTGCTTCATCAACAAGGAGGTGAGCAGCTGGGCGGGGAGCAGGCAGCGAGGGGC
The genomic region above belongs to Anser cygnoides isolate HZ-2024a breed goose chromosome 19, Taihu_goose_T2T_genome, whole genome shotgun sequence and contains:
- the GCGR gene encoding glucagon receptor isoform X2 encodes the protein MSQPRLLALLLLLLCCQGPSAQITDSLFENWKAYKEECHRNMSRMPAPTELVCNRTFDKFSCWPDALPNTTINVSCPWFLPWYQKVKHRYVFKTCGPDGEWVTGPKGQSLRDATQCQIDAEDLEAQEKFAKTYGSFKVMYTVGYSVSLCALLLALAVLLGFSKLHCMRNYIHMNLFASFILKGVSVLVIDALLKTHYSDKIDDYNVRIWLSDEAAAGCRAATVFMQYGTVANYCWLLVEGIYLHNLLVVAVFSERSYFTLYLCIGWGAPMLFLIPWVVVKFLYENIQCWSTNNNMGFWWILRFPVFLAILINFFIFIRIIQILVSKLRAHQMRYTDYKFRWALGAAPAPHAVCARCTCWCVCACARAQPPTTALTLAPPSRLAKSTLTLIPLLGIHEVVFAFVTDEHAQGTLRYVKLFFDLFLSSFQGMLVAILYCFINKEVQSELLKRWQRWKLGKDLAEEYKHTYSHAPSARNGTGSACEKHQLVSGCANGLGRSPATSRPGTHYLERSGHGTAEHLALGDRHHCYEFPETTAESHF
- the GCGR gene encoding glucagon receptor isoform X1, with the protein product MSQPRLLALLLLLLCCQGPSAQITDSLFENWKAYKEECHRNMSRMPAPTELVCNRTFDKFSCWPDALPNTTINVSCPWFLPWYQKVKHRYVFKTCGPDGEWVTGPKGQSLRDATQCQIDAEDLEAQEKFAKTYGSFKVMYTVGYSVSLCALLLALAVLLGFSKLHCMRNYIHMNLFASFILKGVSVLVIDALLKTHYSDKIDDYNVRIWLSDEAAAGCRAATVFMQYGTVANYCWLLVEGIYLHNLLVVAVFSERSYFTLYLCIGWGAPMLFLIPWVVVKFLYENIQCWSTNNNMGFWWILRFPVFLAILINFFIFIRIIQILVSKLRAHQMRYTDYKFRLAKSTLTLIPLLGIHEVVFAFVTDEHAQGTLRYVKLFFDLFLSSFQGMLVAILYCFINKEVQSELLKRWQRWKLGKDLAEEYKHTYSHAPSARNGTGSACEKHQLVSGCANGLGRSPATSRPGTHYLERSGHGTAEHLALGDRHHCYEFPETTAESHF